Proteins encoded together in one Bradyrhizobium sp. CB82 window:
- a CDS encoding transporter substrate-binding domain-containing protein gives MRRSHLGSGKNRNRAITALVAWAAASAMIAPVTTAHADEAQPFRLCADPTNLPFSSDSPSQPGFYVEIGQALAKALGQPIAYDWYKSYFGKRTVRVTLLGKQCDAMIGLPRSEDFMGPAVIFSNAFVKEGYVLVAAKGQAIGGFDGLKGKRVAVQFASTPQNLLASRDDIQKVTVLSPEEGMQALDQGKADVAFIWGPVAGWLNKTTYSDRYQIELTEGEGLSWDAAIGFAKTSTELRDRVDAILPQLQKTIADLAVKYGLPTGQPVRFGAVQAAPEGATTGTGTGAQTGANVTEVANVVATETKGDAAAPSAEAVGAGKEIFNGTCAHCHGPDAIQSERKIDLRLLRHRYGDEMREKFWTTVHEGRPAKGMPAWKEVFTDDQFDSIYSFLLTVQSESND, from the coding sequence ATGCGCCGGAGTCATCTTGGAAGTGGCAAGAACCGAAATCGCGCCATCACCGCGCTTGTCGCATGGGCTGCCGCGTCCGCGATGATCGCGCCGGTCACGACCGCTCACGCGGACGAGGCGCAGCCGTTCCGGCTCTGCGCCGATCCTACCAATCTGCCGTTCTCGAGCGACAGTCCGTCGCAGCCGGGCTTCTATGTCGAGATCGGGCAGGCCCTGGCGAAGGCGCTTGGCCAGCCGATCGCGTATGACTGGTACAAATCCTATTTCGGCAAGCGCACCGTGCGCGTCACGCTGCTCGGCAAGCAATGCGACGCCATGATCGGCCTGCCGCGCTCCGAGGATTTCATGGGGCCGGCCGTGATCTTCTCCAACGCTTTCGTGAAGGAAGGCTACGTCCTGGTGGCGGCGAAGGGCCAGGCGATCGGCGGCTTCGACGGCCTCAAGGGCAAGCGCGTCGCCGTGCAGTTCGCCAGCACGCCGCAAAACCTGCTCGCGAGTCGCGACGACATCCAGAAAGTCACCGTGCTCTCGCCCGAGGAAGGCATGCAGGCGCTCGATCAGGGCAAGGCCGACGTCGCTTTCATCTGGGGACCCGTCGCCGGCTGGCTGAACAAGACCACCTACAGCGATCGCTATCAGATCGAGCTCACCGAAGGCGAAGGCCTGTCGTGGGATGCGGCCATCGGCTTCGCGAAGACGTCGACGGAGCTGCGCGATCGCGTCGATGCCATCTTGCCGCAGCTTCAAAAGACGATCGCCGATCTCGCAGTGAAATACGGCTTGCCGACCGGACAACCCGTTCGCTTCGGCGCGGTCCAGGCGGCGCCCGAGGGAGCAACGACGGGAACGGGAACCGGAGCCCAAACCGGCGCCAACGTGACTGAGGTCGCCAATGTGGTGGCGACCGAGACCAAGGGCGACGCCGCCGCGCCAAGCGCCGAGGCCGTCGGCGCGGGCAAGGAGATCTTCAACGGGACCTGCGCGCATTGTCACGGCCCCGACGCGATCCAGAGCGAACGGAAGATCGACCTGCGGCTGCTGCGTCACCGCTACGGCGACGAGATGCGCGAGAAATTCTGGACCACCGTGCATGAAGGCCGGCCTGCCAAGGGCATGCCGGCCTGGAAGGAGGTCTTCACCGACGACCAGTTCGACAGCATCTATTCCTTCCTGCTGACGGTCCAGTCCGAATCGAACGACTGA
- a CDS encoding hybrid sensor histidine kinase/response regulator, producing the protein MTDMWQAPDTVDELRREAAKLRKINAALMSRVERSMDQQLNAFSLFETAIALDRQVRDRTHQLREALHSVERANEGLYRAKQQAEAASSLKSSVLISVTHDLLQPLNAARLTLSALTEMMESQQAGLLIDQVDRSLVTLEDLLRSLLEIAKLDAGALRPDVRPIALAPLFEQLRNEFEPIAARQGLSLRIRTSQLAVTSDAMMLRRILQNLLANAIRYTRSGGVVMGCRPRGDRICVQVSDTGPGIAQAQQEAIFREFQRGEASAIDQAGFGLGLSIVRRFATVLGHEVHLSSQVGRGSTFALELEPADLAEVSDEVHEVKLTERHYGGLEGAKILLIENDPNGSEAMAALLEGWGCDVATTPSAADALLRLSELGGAPDAVIADLHLDHGESGLSAVADIRQHLKLDVPAMIITADYSEKAAKEASLHGLEVLKKPIKPAEMRALLSFLLS; encoded by the coding sequence ATGACGGACATGTGGCAGGCCCCGGATACGGTCGACGAGCTTCGGCGGGAGGCCGCGAAGCTGCGGAAGATCAATGCGGCGCTGATGTCCCGCGTCGAGCGCTCCATGGATCAGCAGCTCAACGCCTTCTCGCTGTTCGAGACGGCGATTGCGCTCGACCGCCAGGTTCGCGACCGGACGCATCAGTTGCGCGAGGCGCTGCACTCGGTCGAGCGCGCCAATGAAGGCCTCTACCGCGCCAAGCAGCAGGCCGAGGCCGCGAGCTCGCTGAAATCCTCGGTGCTGATCTCGGTCACCCACGACCTGTTGCAGCCGCTCAACGCGGCGCGCCTGACGCTGTCGGCACTGACCGAGATGATGGAATCGCAGCAGGCGGGCCTGCTCATCGATCAGGTCGACCGCTCGCTGGTGACGCTGGAGGACCTGCTGCGCTCGCTGCTGGAGATCGCGAAGCTTGACGCGGGTGCCCTCAGGCCCGACGTGCGCCCGATTGCGCTGGCCCCCTTGTTCGAGCAACTCCGCAACGAGTTCGAGCCGATCGCCGCACGGCAAGGTCTGTCCTTGCGCATCCGCACCTCGCAGCTTGCGGTGACGTCGGATGCGATGATGCTGCGGCGGATCCTGCAAAACCTGCTTGCCAACGCCATTCGCTACACCCGCAGCGGCGGCGTCGTCATGGGATGCCGGCCGAGGGGCGACCGCATCTGCGTCCAGGTCTCCGACACCGGGCCGGGAATTGCGCAAGCGCAGCAGGAAGCGATCTTCCGCGAATTCCAGCGCGGCGAGGCGAGCGCCATCGACCAGGCCGGTTTCGGGCTCGGCCTCTCCATCGTCCGCCGTTTCGCGACCGTGCTCGGACATGAGGTGCACCTGTCATCGCAGGTCGGCAGGGGATCGACCTTTGCCCTCGAACTGGAGCCGGCCGACCTCGCCGAGGTCAGCGACGAGGTGCACGAGGTCAAGCTGACCGAGCGGCACTATGGCGGGCTCGAAGGCGCCAAGATCCTCCTGATCGAGAACGATCCGAACGGCTCCGAGGCCATGGCCGCCCTGCTGGAGGGCTGGGGCTGCGACGTCGCGACCACGCCATCGGCTGCGGATGCATTGCTGCGCCTCAGCGAACTCGGCGGCGCCCCCGACGCCGTGATCGCCGATCTCCATCTCGATCACGGCGAGAGCGGCCTGTCGGCCGTCGCCGACATCCGCCAGCATTTGAAGCTGGACGTGCCTGCCATGATCATCACGGCCGACTACTCGGAAAAAGCCGCGAAGGAAGCCAGCCTCCACGGCCTCGAAGTGTTGAAGAAGCCGATCAAGCCCGCCGAGATGCGCGCGCTGCTGTCGTTCCTGCTGAGCTAG
- a CDS encoding response regulator transcription factor, producing the protein MTSFLIIDDHPLFREALGNAVRLALPEARIFEAMSIEDALHILSAEQGIDLALLDLSLPDATGFSGFLRLRETYPRLPVAIVSSEEDQHVVREALALGAAGYLPKSTSKRELAQSIEGVLSGSVSVPKDFVATPQRRRADTSKALAVKLRELTPQQLRVLDLLRRGYPNRQIAQELQLAESTVKAHITEILRKLGLFSRNKAIIEIGKMDLPDPRSRPYARADRGRPQ; encoded by the coding sequence ATGACCAGCTTCCTGATCATCGACGATCATCCGCTGTTTCGCGAGGCGCTCGGCAATGCGGTGCGGCTGGCACTACCGGAGGCACGGATCTTCGAGGCGATGTCGATCGAAGACGCCCTGCATATCCTGTCTGCCGAACAGGGCATCGACCTCGCGCTGCTCGATCTGTCGCTGCCGGATGCGACCGGCTTCTCCGGCTTTCTCCGTTTGCGCGAGACCTATCCGCGCCTGCCTGTCGCCATCGTGTCGAGCGAGGAGGATCAGCACGTGGTCCGCGAGGCGCTGGCGCTGGGTGCCGCCGGCTATCTGCCGAAGTCGACGTCCAAGCGCGAGCTCGCGCAATCGATCGAGGGCGTGCTGAGCGGATCGGTGTCGGTGCCGAAGGATTTTGTCGCCACGCCGCAGCGGCGCCGGGCCGATACCAGCAAGGCGCTCGCGGTCAAGCTGCGCGAGCTGACGCCGCAGCAGCTTCGCGTGCTCGACCTCTTGCGCCGCGGCTATCCGAACCGGCAGATCGCCCAGGAGCTTCAGCTCGCGGAGTCCACCGTGAAGGCGCACATCACCGAGATCCTGCGCAAGCTCGGCCTGTTCAGCCGCAACAAGGCGATCATCGAGATCGGCAAGATGGACCTGCCCGATCCGCGGAGCCGGCCCTATGCGCGGGCCGATCGCGGCAGGCCGCAATGA
- a CDS encoding PQQ-dependent dehydrogenase, methanol/ethanol family, which translates to MTFGPKGFLAGISMIALLAAGTSGVRANDSLLKAQSDANQWAVAGHDYGNTRFSPLKQINTENAGKLTLAYSFSLASLRSNESSPIVIGNTLYVSSSWGPKYVYALDAATGARKWTYEPDIPDDVLQYACCDVNNRGVSYADGKIFVGRLDGKLTALDAATGKALWTAKVVDYKQGSVITSPPLVVRDKVITGFGGGEYGARGALLAFDINTGKQVWQTYTVPNPDEPGGDTWKGDSAQHGGGAAWLVGSYDAKSDTVYWGTSNPGPWNTGVRSTGDGNFGKLTNLYTASTLALDPNTGKIKWHIQTTPADAWDYDGVNEAVLADLKIGGSNVPALMKADRNGFFFVANRETGKVLSAEKYVFSNWADKWDIATLRAVEDPDKRPGPGHPAKDICPNLIGGKNWQPMSFNPETGLVYIPANNVCMDWSVGEVSYKRGVFYLGAEFPTKEGPGGFMGELMAWDPVNQKKVWSIKEDLPFNGGTLTTGGGLVFAGNLHGDFRAIDAKSGKVLWSKSLGSGIGAGPVTYMVDGKQYVAIVVGRSVGLPAFLGGIGKKIADATPEGGSLFVFSVQ; encoded by the coding sequence ATGACCTTTGGACCGAAGGGCTTCTTGGCTGGCATCTCGATGATCGCGCTGCTGGCAGCCGGCACGTCCGGCGTTCGCGCCAACGACTCGCTGCTCAAGGCGCAATCCGATGCGAACCAGTGGGCCGTCGCCGGCCACGACTACGGCAACACGCGCTTCAGCCCGCTCAAGCAGATCAACACCGAGAACGCCGGCAAGCTGACGCTCGCCTATTCGTTCTCGCTGGCGTCGTTGCGCTCGAACGAATCCTCGCCGATCGTCATCGGCAACACGCTGTACGTCTCGAGCTCCTGGGGCCCGAAATACGTCTACGCGCTCGATGCCGCGACCGGCGCGCGCAAGTGGACCTACGAGCCCGACATTCCCGATGACGTGCTGCAATACGCCTGCTGCGACGTGAACAATCGCGGCGTCTCCTACGCCGACGGCAAGATCTTCGTCGGCCGTCTCGACGGCAAGCTGACGGCGCTCGATGCCGCCACCGGCAAGGCGCTGTGGACGGCGAAGGTGGTCGATTACAAGCAGGGCTCGGTCATCACCTCGCCGCCGCTCGTGGTGCGCGACAAGGTCATCACCGGCTTCGGCGGCGGCGAGTACGGCGCCCGCGGCGCGCTGCTGGCCTTCGACATCAACACCGGCAAGCAGGTGTGGCAGACCTACACCGTTCCCAATCCGGATGAGCCCGGCGGCGACACCTGGAAGGGCGATTCCGCCCAGCATGGTGGCGGCGCGGCCTGGCTGGTCGGCTCCTACGACGCGAAGAGCGATACCGTCTATTGGGGCACCAGCAATCCCGGGCCCTGGAACACGGGCGTACGCTCGACCGGCGACGGCAATTTCGGCAAGCTGACCAACCTCTACACGGCTTCCACGCTCGCGCTCGATCCCAACACCGGCAAGATCAAGTGGCACATCCAGACCACGCCGGCGGACGCCTGGGACTATGACGGCGTCAACGAGGCCGTGCTCGCCGACCTCAAGATCGGCGGCAGCAACGTCCCGGCGCTGATGAAGGCGGATCGCAACGGCTTCTTCTTCGTCGCCAACCGCGAAACCGGCAAGGTGCTGTCGGCAGAGAAATACGTCTTCTCCAACTGGGCGGATAAGTGGGACATCGCCACGTTGCGCGCAGTCGAGGATCCCGACAAGCGTCCGGGGCCGGGCCATCCCGCCAAGGACATCTGTCCGAACCTGATCGGCGGCAAGAACTGGCAGCCGATGTCGTTCAACCCTGAGACCGGTCTCGTCTACATCCCGGCCAATAACGTCTGCATGGACTGGTCGGTCGGCGAGGTCTCCTACAAGCGCGGCGTGTTCTATCTCGGCGCCGAATTCCCGACCAAGGAGGGCCCGGGCGGATTCATGGGCGAACTCATGGCGTGGGATCCGGTGAACCAGAAGAAGGTCTGGTCGATCAAGGAAGACCTGCCTTTCAACGGCGGCACGCTGACCACCGGCGGCGGCCTGGTGTTCGCCGGCAACCTCCATGGCGACTTCCGCGCCATCGATGCGAAGTCCGGCAAGGTGCTCTGGAGCAAGAGCCTCGGCTCCGGTATCGGCGCAGGTCCCGTGACCTACATGGTCGACGGCAAGCAATACGTTGCGATCGTCGTCGGCCGCTCGGTCGGGCTGCCCGCGTTCCTGGGCGGCATTGGCAAGAAGATAGCGGACGCCACTCCCGAGGGCGGTTCGCTCTTCGTGTTCTCCGTCCAGTGA
- a CDS encoding response regulator transcription factor, protein MRFLIVEDHPLFREALEGALQMVAPEADMLQATSIDGALELLAAATELDLILLDLSMPGTTGLSGIIRIRKAFPKIPVVIVSGHQDPQIISGALSLGVAGYILKSSSKQDLAQSIGDVLRGAVCVPGAYRSTRPQRAAGPAQDLIKRLHDLTPQQLRVLEMLKRGLQNKQIAYELKISETTVKVHVSDILRKLNVLSRTKAIVEMSRIDFATLASEGWRAKHDRAQADQQG, encoded by the coding sequence ATGCGATTTCTGATTGTCGAAGATCATCCGCTGTTTCGCGAGGCGCTCGAAGGCGCGCTGCAGATGGTGGCGCCCGAGGCCGACATGCTTCAGGCGACGTCCATCGACGGCGCGCTCGAGCTGTTGGCGGCGGCCACTGAGCTCGACCTCATCCTCCTTGATCTGTCGATGCCGGGCACGACGGGCCTTTCGGGCATCATCCGGATCCGCAAGGCGTTTCCCAAGATTCCCGTCGTCATCGTATCGGGGCATCAGGATCCGCAGATCATTTCCGGTGCACTGTCACTCGGCGTCGCCGGCTACATTCTCAAATCCTCGTCCAAGCAGGATCTTGCGCAGTCGATCGGTGACGTCCTGCGCGGCGCGGTCTGTGTCCCCGGCGCCTATCGTTCGACCCGTCCGCAACGCGCCGCCGGCCCCGCGCAGGATCTCATCAAGCGCCTGCACGATCTGACGCCGCAGCAATTGCGCGTGCTCGAAATGCTCAAGCGCGGGCTGCAGAACAAGCAGATCGCCTATGAGCTGAAGATCTCGGAGACCACTGTGAAGGTCCACGTCTCCGACATCCTGCGCAAGCTCAACGTGCTGAGCCGCACCAAGGCGATCGTCGAAATGTCCCGGATCGATTTCGCGACGCTGGCGAGCGAAGGGTGGAGGGCGAAGCACGATCGCGCACAGGCGGATCAGCAGGGCTGA
- a CDS encoding FIST N-terminal domain-containing protein, translating to MGQTDFRFGGTSGVAVAKSKAASVDEAVAELAAQLPSDELALILVFLSPRYDPHHFIAEITRHFDETQVCGCTTAGELAPDGWDENSVVALAFSRADFSAVIRPILNLDSFRVEDGRRIGGELQHELLRVTPQVDRGNPFGLVLIDGLCRREEAVMSALYASLDDIPVVGGSAGDGLRFERTWVFFDGKAHTNAALLILLNTSLPFRVFKCDNFEPRPQKMVVTEADIENRTVRELNAEPAAKEYSRMVGIMDAKLDPFSFASHPVLVRVGGSYYARSIQRVEPDGSLHFFCAIDEGMVLTAATSRSLVGTTRETFAEIRDQIGDVSLYIGFECLLRRLDAEQHQLARDMSELYRQNRVVGFHTYGEQFGSMHVNQTFTGVAIGRRPA from the coding sequence GTGGGGCAAACCGATTTTCGGTTTGGCGGTACATCTGGCGTTGCCGTTGCCAAGTCGAAGGCTGCGAGCGTCGATGAAGCCGTGGCCGAGCTCGCGGCCCAGCTTCCATCCGACGAGCTGGCGCTGATCCTGGTCTTCCTCTCGCCCCGCTACGATCCCCATCACTTCATCGCCGAGATCACCCGACACTTCGACGAGACCCAGGTCTGCGGTTGCACCACTGCCGGCGAGCTCGCTCCGGATGGCTGGGACGAGAACAGCGTCGTGGCGCTGGCGTTCAGCCGCGCCGACTTCTCGGCCGTGATCCGGCCGATTCTCAATCTCGACAGCTTCCGCGTCGAGGACGGCCGCAGGATCGGCGGCGAGCTCCAGCACGAGCTGCTGCGGGTCACCCCGCAGGTCGACCGCGGAAATCCGTTCGGCCTGGTGCTGATCGACGGCCTGTGCCGCCGCGAGGAAGCGGTGATGTCCGCCCTCTATGCGTCGCTCGACGACATTCCGGTCGTCGGGGGATCGGCGGGCGACGGGTTACGCTTCGAGAGGACCTGGGTGTTCTTCGACGGCAAGGCACACACCAACGCCGCTCTCCTGATCCTCCTGAACACGTCGCTGCCGTTCCGGGTCTTCAAGTGCGACAATTTCGAGCCGCGGCCGCAGAAGATGGTGGTCACCGAGGCCGACATCGAAAATCGAACGGTGAGGGAGCTGAACGCGGAGCCTGCGGCGAAGGAATATTCGCGCATGGTCGGGATCATGGACGCCAAGCTCGACCCGTTCTCCTTTGCGTCCCATCCGGTGCTGGTGCGCGTCGGCGGCTCCTATTACGCGCGGTCGATTCAGCGCGTCGAACCGGACGGCTCCCTGCATTTCTTCTGCGCCATCGACGAGGGCATGGTGCTGACGGCCGCGACGTCGCGAAGCCTGGTCGGCACGACGCGCGAGACCTTCGCGGAAATCCGCGACCAGATCGGAGACGTGTCGCTCTATATCGGTTTCGAATGCCTGTTACGTCGGCTCGACGCCGAGCAGCACCAGCTCGCCCGCGACATGTCCGAGCTGTACCGGCAGAACCGCGTCGTCGGCTTTCACACCTATGGCGAGCAGTTCGGCTCGATGCATGTGAACCAGACGTTCACCGGCGTCGCGATCGGCAGGCGCCCGGCATGA